From the Methanobrevibacter sp. genome, the window TCAATGTAGTCCAGACCCAGATTGGACAGGCTTTTTTCAACCATATTGTGAATGTGGGCTTGTCCTGTGACATTGTTTTTAATGTCTTCTTCTGAACGTGGCAGGAATTTGGTTGCAACAACCACATCATCACGGTTCGCATTCTCACGAATGGCCTTTCCGACATACTGCTCGGAAGTTCCGTTCTGATATCCTATAGCTGTATCATAGAAGTTTATTCCATTATCCAGTCCGTTTGTTATTATTTCAATGGATTCGGCTTCAGGCAATGTCCATGTGTGCATTCCGTTTTCGGGATCACCAAATCCCATGCATCCCATGCAGACTCGACTGACCTTTAAATTTGAATTTCCCAATTTCACATATTTCATTTTTCCACCATCTTCATAAGATAAAATACATAGCTATAATCATCACTGTTTTGCCTGTAGGTTTGAATTTCCTTTCTTAGCTGAGAGATGAAATCCTTTGCTGATTTATCGGAATTTAACTTGTTTAGATTTTTCTCCAGTTTATTGTAGTAGTCATTCCAATCCTTTTTTGGAACAATAACATAATTAATGAATTCAAATCCCTCGTTTTTGATTTGCTGTACCTTATTTTTTATCGTGTCGATTTCTGAGTATGTGTTTTTCCAGAATTTTCTGCTTTCGGATGATGGATTTTCAAGCCATGAAACATCAGAAACTACCATATATCCATCCGGTTTAAGGAGTCTTTTCCATTCTTTCAAGCCTCTTTTAAATCCGATTATCTCGATTGAAGCTTCGCAAAATACTATATCGAATTCTTCATTTGCAAAGTCCGGGTCTTTCATGTCCATCTGGTAGCTGAAAACCCTATCAGACAAATTGTTTTCTTTGATTTTTTCATCAAGACTTTCCTTGTAATGCTTGAACAGGTCAAATCCTTCAATGGTTGAATTTTTAAAGTAGTTTGCAAGAAGTATTGTGGATGTACCAACACCACATGCAATGTCAAGTATATTGAATTCATCATCAGGATTTAAATCCAATTTATCCAATGTCTTAAGTGTTGTATCCTCACTGCCCGGAGATAATCTGTCCAGATTCCTGTAAGCCATGTAAAAATATAATGGTATTTCCATACTATTAGATTTAAACCGCATAATTTAAAAACTTTGACAAACAAATTTAGGTATACCAAAACTTGAGGTGAAAATATGATAGTTAATGTAAAAGCAACTAACAAAAATAGTGGAGAAGTGATTTCATACCAACTTGAAGGCGATTCCGATGCAGGGTTCACCTATGAAGGAATCCATATGCAGGAAGTAGCTGACAATAAAATAAGAGAAGTCAACAACAGTTTAATATTACATGGTTCTCCTTTATACACTATCAAGTCAGGTCAAAGCGAATCAATCGAAGCAATGACATTTGACATTGAAATTTCAGCAGAATAGATTTTTTAGCTATTTTTTAATTAAGAAAAAGAAATTATTTCATTTCTTTTTCAATATTTTATCACACCATATATTCAAAAAAAAAGATTACGAAGATGCAGGTAATATTTAGCTGTTCAATTTGATTTTATTTTTAACTGTTCCAGGAACATTATTGTCCCCAAGAGTTATTATTTCACCAGTTGGAAACTTAATCCTCAAAAACATTCATTTGAGTGTTAAAAGATCCAATAAACCTAAATTATCACAAATATGTTACCATGTCATTAATATCAATATTTCTGGAGTGCAATGGACTAGGCTTTGAGTTTTCTGCCGGATAGCCTATTGGAAGCAGTGCAACTGAAACCAGATTTTCCGGCAAGTCAAATATTTTATCCAGTTCACGTTTGTCATATCCTCTTACCCAAACGGAACCGATTCCCAAATCATATGCCTCAAGCATCATGTGGGCTGTTGCGATTGTTGCATCATCCGCTCCATAGTCATGTCCATCAGCCGCATTTCCTGAAACATTTTCATCATAGCAAATCATCAATACTATTGGAGCATTGAAGCAGTATGGTGTAAATGATCTGATTTTTTTAAGAGCATCATCGCTTTTGATTACAAAAATCCTTTGAGGTTGGGAATTGTTTGCTGTTGGAGAGACCTGAGCAGCCTTTAAAATCTTATCCAATTTCTCATCTTCAATTTCTTTATCTGAATATTTCCTGACGGAGTATCTCTCACATGCTAGTTCTAAAAAATTCTGCATAATTTTACCTCCTTAATTAAAATAATTTATCTTCAAGTAATTCTCCCCTATTGAGGGCTTTTGAAGTGGTGAATGCGTCATACATCCCATAAATCCATATTAAAAATGCCAATATTGCTCCAATAATTATTAAAGATAAAATCCAAGAAAGAATGTAAACTAAAATAAGAGTAATACATTTACGAGTTTGTTTATTATATAATTGACCCAATCCTGGGAAAATAAATGACAATACTAATGCTACAAATGGACTTTTATGAATTACTCCTGCACCGCAGTTTGCACATACTTTGGCCTGCGCATCCATTTTACTTCCACAATTAGCACATGTTTTAACATTCGGATTGATCTTGTATCCGCAAACAGTACAATAATCTTCATTTACTGTTTTTTGTCTGCAGTTCGGACAGATTTTTATGCCTGTAGGTTTTCCACAATCCGGACAGAACGCTTCATTATTTAACTCTGCACCACAATATTCACATATCATCACATTCTCATCTTTATTTTCACTGGAAAGTGAAGCACCACAGTTTCTACAGAATTTTGCAAAGAGCTCCTGTTTTTCTCCACATTCAGGACAGACTTTTACATCATTAGAGTTATTTTTTGTTTTATCTTCAAATTCATATTCCTCATTAGTTGGTATAAACTGATTTTTTTCAGTAGAAAGTAGAGCACCACAATTTTTACAGTACTTAAATGTTTCATCCTGTTCGGTTCCACAATCTGAACATATTTTAT encodes:
- a CDS encoding class I SAM-dependent methyltransferase, which codes for MEIPLYFYMAYRNLDRLSPGSEDTTLKTLDKLDLNPDDEFNILDIACGVGTSTILLANYFKNSTIEGFDLFKHYKESLDEKIKENNLSDRVFSYQMDMKDPDFANEEFDIVFCEASIEIIGFKRGLKEWKRLLKPDGYMVVSDVSWLENPSSESRKFWKNTYSEIDTIKNKVQQIKNEGFEFINYVIVPKKDWNDYYNKLEKNLNKLNSDKSAKDFISQLRKEIQTYRQNSDDYSYVFYLMKMVEK
- a CDS encoding nitroreductase family protein; its protein translation is MQNFLELACERYSVRKYSDKEIEDEKLDKILKAAQVSPTANNSQPQRIFVIKSDDALKKIRSFTPYCFNAPIVLMICYDENVSGNAADGHDYGADDATIATAHMMLEAYDLGIGSVWVRGYDKRELDKIFDLPENLVSVALLPIGYPAENSKPSPLHSRNIDINDMVTYL
- a CDS encoding zinc-ribbon domain-containing protein encodes the protein MANKICSDCGTEQDETFKYCKNCGALLSTEKNQFIPTNEEYEFEDKTKNNSNDVKVCPECGEKQELFAKFCRNCGASLSSENKDENVMICEYCGAELNNEAFCPDCGKPTGIKICPNCRQKTVNEDYCTVCGYKINPNVKTCANCGSKMDAQAKVCANCGAGVIHKSPFVALVLSFIFPGLGQLYNKQTRKCITLILVYILSWILSLIIIGAILAFLIWIYGMYDAFTTSKALNRGELLEDKLF